A DNA window from Rhineura floridana isolate rRhiFlo1 chromosome 11, rRhiFlo1.hap2, whole genome shotgun sequence contains the following coding sequences:
- the LOC133365988 gene encoding olfactory receptor 11L1: MASLLIHHSWSLVFPVDPGGPSDAVETESPRKEIKQPKFLVMTDVVTEIYPQESSRSVKQMANYSTVSEFQLLGFQSLPGWQTLLFAIFLLIYVLTITGNVVIISVVKLEPHLHSPMYSYLQNLSFLEIWYTTTTVPKMLSSLLKESRTISFNGCMTQLYFFVFFGATECFLLSVMAYDRYLAICDPLHYTIAMNTYSCTRLTIGSWVIGLFTGLLPSLLISRLHFCSSSQINHFFCDIPPLLKLSCSDTSITEKTIFVLSVLVIFTCFFLTLMSYAFIIKTVLKIPSASGRKKTFSTCGSHLAVVLIYYGTMISMYVQPSANISSELNKVVSIFYTVLTPLLNPVIYSLRNKDFKDALQKMVNRKRALHSF, encoded by the exons ATGGCTTCTCTATTAATACACCACAGCTGGAGTCTTGTTTTCCCTGTGGACCCTGGAGGACCCTCTGATGCTGTGGAGACAGAATCCCCAAG GAAAGAAATCAAACAACCCAAATTTTTAGTCATGACAGATGTTGTGACTGAGATATACCCGCAGGAGAGCTCACGGTCAGTGAAGCAAATGGCAAACTACAGCACTGTATCTGAATTCCAGCTTCTAGGGTTCCAGAGCCTTCCAGGGTGGCAGACCCTACTCTTCGCTATATTCTTACTTATCTATGTCCTAACCATCACAGGCAATGTGGTCATCATCTCAGTAGTCAAGCTGGAGCCACACCTTCATTCTCCTATGTACTCCTACCTCCAAAACCTCTCTTTCCTAGAGATCTGGTACACCACCACCACTGTGCCCAAGATGCTCAGCAGTCTCCTCAAGGAGAGCAGGACAATCTCCTTCAATGGATGCATGACCCAGCTCTACTTCTTTGTCTTCTTTGGGGCAACAGAGTGCTTCCTATTGTCTGTGATGGCATATGATCGGTACCTGGCAATCTGTGACCCATTGCATTACACAATAGCCATGAACACATATTCCTGCACCCGCTTGACAATAGGTTCTTGGGTGATTGGTCTTTTCACAGGGTTGCTGCCTTCTTTGCTGATCTCTAGATTGCATTTCTGCAGTTCTAGCCAAATCAATCACTTCTTCTGTGACATCCCACCTctgctgaagctttcctgctcCGACACTTCCATCACTGAGAAGACTATATTTGTGCTCTCTGTATTAGTCATTTTCACTTGCTTCTTTCTTACATTGATGTCTTATGCATTTATCATCAAGACTGTCCTGAAAATCCCCTCTGCTTCTGGAAGGAAAAAGACTTTCTCCACCTGTGGCTCACACTTGGCTGTGGTGTTGATATATTATGGCACCATGATCTCCATGTATGTTCAACCCAGTGCTAATATCTCATCCGAGCTAAATAAGGTAGTTTCCATCTTCTACACTGTACTAACACCTCTTCTCAACCCTGTTATTTATAGTCTGAGAAACAAAGATTTTAAGGATGCCTTACAGAAAATGGTCAATAGGAAGCGTGCCCTACATAGCTTTTAA